The sequence AAGTTGAATATTTCATTATTTACGAAACTTTAACATAGTTGTATCGTATTGCACTCCGGATAACTCCATTAATTTCAGCGGTGGCTTTTACGGTATATGTTCCTGCAGTTGTATATTCATGAGTCATATTCGGCTCATTTCCATTTTTGCCATCCCCGAAAGAATATTTCCAATTCGTTGAAACTTTATCTGTTGTCCCATTAAATGAGACTAGCAATGGTGCAGATCCAGTGGTGAGATTTGATTTAAACCAAATTGGAACCTGCTTAGACTCGATATATCCTGTTTTAGTTTTGGTATCATTATCAGAAATCCGGTCTACGGTTAATGTTACATCATGAGAACCTGGGGTCCAATAGGTATGAACAGGATTTCTGACCGTAGCATTCGGTGTTCCATCACCAAAACTCCAGTTAAATGAAACCGGAGAATCAGCCGGAAGGTATTGGAATGCTACATCAAACGGAACTATTCCCCTGGTTGGTGTTCCTATGAAATCAATTTGTTGTGGTGGTGGTGGTGTAACCGTGAGTTTTCCAGAATAATCATCTCCAATCGGATAGTCATTCCCCTCACCATCTATGATCCGATTAATAGTCACATTTACTTGAGACGAACCCTGATTCAACCCAAGATAGGTAATATTAAGGATTTGAACATTATAAATGGGGTCTTTAAGTGAAGTTGTTGCATTCACCTGAATTGTATTACTTGCTATATTGGGTGTCCCGATAAATCCGGATGGTAACTGAGCATTGGTGAAATGCCCAATTGTCGGATCTTCCATAGAGATTGTGACATTATACAGGGATATTCCCTGGCTTAAATCATAGAGATAAAGATCCCCTATTGCAGAATTCCCACTTTGAACCGTTACATCATCTAATTCTACATATGGGACATAAACATCCTGTTGGTAAGGTATCTCTTTTTCATAGTAATTATCCCCCAAATTGACAATCACATGTAATACACCTTTTTGTGGATGGAAGTCTGGCCACATCCGAATGACATCCTCTTGATTTCCGCTTTCTTTCATACCGTTTATCAAATATGCCATTGTGACCTCATCTCCCGGATTTGAAGCATTTTTAATTAACTCAAATATTAAATACCCTTCATCAAATCCTGAAGGGTCCAATGTTCCAGAGACAAAATCAAATGAAAATTCAGTATATTTTCCATCAATAGAGAAAAAGGCTACATCTGAACTATTAAATGGTAATTCTAAATCACCCATTAAACCAGTGAATCTATCTCCTTCAGAGACATAAGTTGGTTGAAATGCTAAAAAGTAATCTTCCTCATCTTCAAAACCGTCATAAGATATTGTAACCGGCATACTCCCATACAAAATATCCGGACCGATCTCTACCGATGCACCAAATGCTCCGGGAAATATCAAACTAATAAAGAATAATATCCCAATTATTTTGTTTCGTTTCATAAGCCACCCATCCAAATATATATCGTATTAATTATTAAAGGATAAAAATTTAACTTATCTTCGCAGATTTTTATTTTTCACAAGTAAATATATAAATATTAATTCATCTTGTTAGATCTATAATCGTATGTAAGATAATTCTTCCAACAACCCTTAAAAAGTACATCAGTGAAATTTATTTTCCCTATAAAATTTAAAAGGACTTCAAATATTTCAAATCTTAATTGAGATGTAATCCTCTTAAAAAAAGGTACATAACCAGAGGTTAAACTATACCCATTTAGTTCTGATACTGTCTGAACGAAATGAACACGAATGTTTCATTTAGATAACTGGTATAATATCCAAAAAATTGTTATAAATATTGACTGGTTTCCGACAGTGCAATATTTTTTCCAACGACTAATTAAACTAGGTATTATTACATTGATATGAATCAGGGATATCTTTCAGTATACATTCAATCGATCTACTTTCAATATAATGAATACCCTTTGATGAAAAGCCCAAAAGAAAGAAAATAAAATATAAATATGCGAGAGAAGGGATTTGAACCCTTGGATTCCTTCGAAACCGGATCTTAAGTCCGGCCCATTTGGCCAGGCTTTGGTACCCTCGCGCCTTATTACATTGGAAGCCCTGCTATTAGAAAGTATTCTGTCATCCCCTACGAAATCATCTAAAAACTCGAGACCCAAGAATTTGATCTTCTTTGTAAATCATATCGCGGAAAAAATCCCTCTTAATTCACATTTCAAAAAATGCGCAGCCATGAAAAATAATATCTGGGAATTTACACAAAAAAAGACTCAAATTGACTTTAGAGCCATTTCAATATCTTCTTTTTTAATTGTCTTTCTTCCCGCATGTAGCGCCAGTTTATTAGCTTCTTTAACAAGTTTTCCGAGATAGGTCTCGGTTTTTTCAACTAATACCGCTGCTGCATCGCTTCCTACACGTTCAGCCCCACTCGATTTTGCAATTCTTACAACTGCTGCAATTGGCAAATCTGTCATACAACTACCCCAGAATTACATTTTCGGAGAACTATTTATAATGTCTGTTAACCTCAAATTACAAATAATACTATGAGTTAATAAAAATATTTATCTGTGCAGATATTTTCCAGGCGGAATGAGAATTTCAAACCTGGCCCCTTTTCCATATAATCCGGTCTCCCTGATTTGCATGCCAGTAATTCCCAAAATTTCTCTAACAAGAAATAGCCCTAGTCCGGTCCCACTCCCATACCCTTTTGTAAAAATGAGTTCCTTCTCACCTTCCGGAATACCTGGCCCATTATCCATGATAGTAAAGATAAGACCATCAACTGTTTCCTGACATTTCACAGAGATTTCCGGTGTTCTGGTTGCATATTTCACAGTATTATCAACGATATTAAAAAAAACCTTTTTTATTAATGGATCAGAGTAAACATACACATTCTTGCATTTGCAGGTTCCCGGGTCACATGAGACGACGCAATTGAGGGATGATGCTACATCAAAAAAAGTTTGTAAAACTGGATTCCAAACAGGCTTTGATACTCCTATCTCCTGATATTCACGAGCAAGATCTATAAAATTCTGAATTCTAACAGATGATTCTTCGATTTTTTTTATATATTCCTGGTTGAAGAGAGTCAAAGAACCAGTGGAAATATTATCTATTGCAAGAAAAATAAGACTTAATTGATTTCTAATATCATGCCTCGTAATTGAACTGAAGAGATTTAATTTTTGGTTTACCATCGTGAGGTTTTCTTCAATCATTTTTCGATCAGTAATATCACGAATTGATTCTATCGCACCAATGACCTCTCCCTTCTGGTTATAAAGAGGCCTCGCTTTCCCCCATAAATACTGCGGAGCTCCCTCAGGATTGACAATCATTACATCAGCAATAACCATGTCTTTTTCATGGCGGTGAATCTGATAATTATCAGGAATATCAATACCCTCATTTTCTAGCAGGTCAACGAGAAGGGGGCGATGAACACCATACAATAATCTCGCCACTTCATTTTTATGATGACCAAGAATCTGGTTCCCAGAAGTGTGTAAAAACTCTTCAATAATCTGGTTCCAGACTATCACCTCTCCATTCTTGTTTACAGCAAATGTTGGATCTGGAAGAAAATTGAGGACAGAAGATAATCTTGACTCTGATTCTTTCAGAGCTTCCTGTGCCTGAATGAGCTCAGTAATTTCACTCAGCATATTCAGGGTTGCTGGTTTTCCTTCCCACACAATCCTAATAGCATGAGTCTTTACCCAGTGAATGCCTCCCTCACGATCAATAAATCTGAAAAGATAATCTTCCTGGTACGTCGGATCATCAATTCTTCTTACATAATTTTCATAAACTAACTGCTTATCTTCAGGATGGATAAACTGACTAAACGGTTTTCCAATCAATTCATCAGGGCTGTATTTGGTGACCAAAGCACCAAGTGGATTTACAAATTGAATCGTTTCATCCTGCGAAACAATGATAATCTCTCTGGCATTTTCTATAAGTGTCCGGTACTTTTCTTCAAGCTCATGTCTCGCTTGTTCTTCCTGGCGAATTTCAGTAAGATCAATTACAATTCCCCTGATTCGGGTAATATCACCTTTTTCACGAATTGAAATCGTCTGAATAAATGCAGGGAAGATCTCTTGAGTGGCACGAAGGAGTTGAACCTCAACAGGCTCGCCATCTTTTCCAAGAAATGACTCATAAACATAATTTTGCAGAAATTCCCGATACTGTTCGGGGATAAACTGCTCATAATGTATCCCTTGTGAGAGATCAGCATGTGTTACCTGAAAAACGGTTCTGCCATGTGGATTGAGATAGGCTATAGTTCCATCCCGGTTGATCTCAAACAATGACTGAGGTAAAAACTCTGCAAACTGGCGATACCGCTCCCTGCTGATTTCAAGTTCTTCCTTTATCTCATGAATTTCTGTAATATCACGACAAAAAAGAACAATTCTTCCTTCAAAAGATTTTCTTTCTTTTATGGGATGAACAGTCCACTCATACCTTTGATTCCCATTTACTGTGATAACAGACTGATCTTCGCCAAGATGAAGTGCGAGGGAGAACCCTTTATTTAGAATCTTTTGATCAGATTCAGTGAGATAATCAAATAAGACCGTATGTCCAGAATCATTAGATATACCAAGAAAATCTGCTGCTTTGGTATTAAAATATAATATATTCCCGGAAAGATCTAATAACAGCCCACAATCATCCAAAGCATTCAAAACCGTCCGTATACTGTTCTCATGTTCACTCACTACCGTCCTGCTTTCCACTAGTTCCTCATATCGCTCTTTCAATTCATATTCTGCATTGATGTTGCTTATTAAAAGACTATATCCGGATATTTTTGTATCCTCGAGGATAGGGGAAAGAGCGATTCGAAGAGCAATAAAAGTACCATCAGGTTTTTGATACAACGTATCATACTGCCCGGTCCTGATCCCTTTGAAATTCCTTTTTTCCTCACCAGCATCACGGTCCATCCCTTTGTTGAACAGATCCGGCCAGTATGTACCCACCAGATCAGTTTTATCATACCCTAACAGACAACACAGATACTCATTCGCTTCGATAATTCGTGCATCCGCATCGAGAATTGCACTTCCTAACAAGGTGTGGGTGAAAAAACTGCGAAATCTCTGTTCACTCTCAATTAATTTCTTCCGTGTCCGATTTCGGTCAACGCCAATTCGAATTTTATGAATCAGTTCCTGAAACTGAACCGTTACCGGATCACCTTTCTGGACATAAAATGTTGCTCCAAGGTTGAATGCTTCGATGGCTACCTCCTCTCGTCCGCGCCCGGTGAACAGGATCACAGGAATATCAATATTGCGGATAGATAATTCCTTGAGTAAACAAAGACCATCCATTCCGGGCATTTGATAATCGGTTACAATGATATCATATTGCTCGAATTGAAGAGACTTAAGGGCTTTTTTCGCTGAAGTAACACTAACACAAGAGATATCAGGTTCCTTATTCAAAAACCGGGTTGCCAGATCACAGAGTGCTTCCTCATCATCTACATAGAGAACAGAAATCACCATGGCCTCATATCAACAACGATCTTATCCATCATAAAACCGGCTGATAGCCAATAATCATGATATTTCGAACTTTGATAGAAAAATCCGAAAATTAAAATCAATGGACCGAAATTTTTCATATTTTATAAATCTTAAAAAATTGAGGGAGTCGGAAATTATGAAACACTTTTTGCATAACTATGTCAAACCAGCTAAAGTCATTATCAGAAGTACAGATCCGAAAATTTATCTAGTATCTCATATATTATTCACATAATATAATATTGAGGGATTGATGGGGGGCGACTATGGTCTGCACTTCTCCAGTGGGGATGAGGAGATTGCAGACTTATTTTGGGATATCGGGCTTAAGCGGAATAGTGCCCGGGTGCTGACAATTTTGATTAAGGATATTGATCTCACCTCCCGTGAGATTGAACGAATAACAGATCTCCGTCAGCCTGAAGTGAGTATCGCAATAACGGATCTGATGAAAAGGAAATGGATTCACATCGTTCATCAGATAACAGAAAATAAAGGCAGACCCATGAAAGTATACCATCTGGCAAAAAATCTGGATGATATTCTTGATGAACTGAAAGAGTCTATTGTCGGATCATATGAGAAAAAGTTCGGTGAGATAGAACGGGTCAGAGAATTACTCCAAAGCACTCGGATGCGATAATAAGAGAATAAAAAAATGGATCTTTGATCCGAATATCCGGATCACCATGATTCTCACCTTATGGATTAGAGTATCCGATACTCCCAGGTCATCTTGGCAGTCTCTCCAAAAATGGCCGCTATCGGGCAAAGGAGTGTCATTGTCTTCTCAAGTGTATCGGAGATAATTTCATCAGAGAAAGCACCAGTAAGGGTGATAATATGATGGACAAATTCAAAGGTTGCTGGAAGATCCTGTTTTCGTATCGCATTCGTCTCAATTTTTAATAATTCAGGGGCAAGTCCTTTATCACCCAGATCTAATAGAATCTTAATTCCAATGCATCCACCAAGTGAGGCAAAAAGATAATCTATTGGATTTGGAATTTTTCCTTTCCCTCCCAGATGAACATGAGCATCAATTGGAATAGTAAGACCAGTGCTTGTTGTTGCAGAAAAACTCATCCCACCATCATGCACCACAGTCATCGTGACAGGTTTAAACTCCATTCTTGCTGGATCCCAGGAGATTTCTGTATTCATACCTACACCTCTCCTGAAAGAGTAAAAAAGATGGCGATTCGTAAAAATGTATGAAATTCAATTATTTTTGTATTGAACCATCATCACCCGGACCAGTACCTATGATCATCGCAGCCCAACGGGTCTCCGGATAACTCTCAAGGATCATTTTTAGTAGAACGGTGAGTGGAATTGCGACCAAAACTCCAGAACCTCCAAGAAAATACCCCCAGAACACCATAGAGATGAAGACTATTGCCGGAGATAGATCCATACCTCTTCCTGCAAGTTCGGGAAATATGATGTTTTCAGAGAAGAGATTGATAAGACTTGCAATTATCAGCACCAATATCGCAGTTATTGGATCTATATCCACCAATGCAAGAAATGTGGGAGGTAATACTGCAATAATGAAACCAAGATAAGGCACAAAATTTAATATAAACATCAGAATACCCCATAACCACGCATCCTGGACACCGAGAATGAAAAGTGCAATACCAAATCCTGCACCGGTGACAAAGTTCACTTTGGTACGTATAATCACATACTCAATAACGACAGAGCCAAATTCTGTTATCCGGTCGGCTAACTCCTGTTTATAGGAACCGAGAACCGTATTTATCTTTTTTGAAAACAAGGTAGCTTCAAGAAGAAGGAAAAGGGTTGTAAAGAGCACAATAAAAAGAGTTGAGACCTGGCCGATAATAGAATTTAATGCATCTGGCGAGAATGCCGATAAAGATCCGGTCATCTGAGTAGCCGGAATTATTGTGCCCAGATCAATGCCAAATTGTGAGAGATATCCCTGCAGCATGTGCATATTTGATGATATCCCTTCAGAAATTTTCGGAATGTGCGAAATTAACGGAGAAAGAGAAAGAACAACCATCAGCCCTACTCCGATAAGACAGGCAACAAAGAGTCCAAACGCAATATACCCGGACAAACGAGGGGAAAATCCCTTTTTCTGAAACCAGAGTGAAACAAATGAAAAGATAATCGCTGCAAATACAGACATGAGAAGCGGTCCAATAAATCCTCCTGCCATCTTAAGACCGGCCAGGATAATAAAACAACATGCTGCAAGAAAGAGAAGCCGATCAGCCTGGGGAAGATTATCAAGAGAAACCATATATGAGTACATGAGCGACAGGAATTAAATTTGGTGATGAAAAGGGTTATGTGATGAGAAAGTAATGTATCTAGTTGAATTCTTATCTCTTTTTATACCTTGTGGGGAAGGGGAAAAAGGAGATTTATTATAAAATTACTGGTTTTGGGGGTGATAACCATGGATGCTGTTTCCATACTTGGATCATTTTGCATACTATCTGCCATCATCACGTATGGTCTGGGAGTCTTTGTCTATGCAAAAAATCCAGGGTCCAAGGTAAACTTTCTGTTTCTCCTGGTAAACATTGGCGCATCCTACTGGGCCGTTGGAGAATTTTTGATATGGCACCAGAATAGTTATGAAAATGTCTTTTTCTGGTTAAAGGCAAGTTCTTTCTGGACTATTGTTATTGTTTTATGCATTCATTTTCTCCTGACTTTTGCAGATCATCCACTAACAAAATCAGGGAGATTTCATTATCTGGCACTGATTCTCTACATCCCTGCATTCATTCTGGCAATCGTCAATATCACCTCAGAACATATCTTTTCAGTTGACTATTCTCCTGAATCCCGGTATTATTATCTGCCGTCATTTGGGGATCCGATCTACATCTGTGCAACAGTATATTTCCTGATTATTCTTTTCTGGTCGGTCTATGTCGGATTTCAATCACGAAAATCAGCAGGAGATGACAAATTTAAAAGACAAGCCAGTTCAATCAGCACCGGTCTGCTCATCCTTATTGGATTTGGTTCACAATCAGTCATCATCCTTCCGATGTTTGGTATATATATCCCAAATCTTGTTTTTATTGGCATAGTCCTTTTTTCGATCGCTATTTCATATGCAATCTTAAAATACGGACTTTTCGTGCTCAGCCCGGAGACTGTTGCAACAAACATCATCCAGACCATGCCTGACGGGCTAATCCTTACCGATATGAATGGCCGGGTGATTACAACAAATAAAAAGGCAACAATCCTTCTTTCCGGAACCTGGGAAGAAAATCCGGGAACGTTTCACGGGACTCCGATCCCTGAACCGGCATATTCAACAATCCTTGAAACAATTAAAACAAAAAAGGGTATTTCAGATTTTGAAGTAATTCCGGATAAAAATGAGATTACAACGATGAGTGTGTCAGGATCACTCGTCACTGATCCCTATGATAAACCCGCAGGGATGATCCTGATCATTCGTGACATAACCGAGAGAAAATTTTCAGAGAAAGCTTTGAAACTGGCAAATGAGAAGATATCACAATTAAACAAACTTACTCGTCATGATATCAGTAACCTTGTGACCGCCATATCCGGTTATCTTGAAATTATCAAGCAAGAAAAAGATGAAGAGACCAGGAAGAAAGTCCTGAACACCTGTATTGATCTCATTGGGAAAGTAACAAGGCATCTCCACTTTTCACGGGACTACCAAAATGTTGGTATTCATGAACCACGATGGCAATCGTTGAACCACATGATTTCAAAGGCTATCGAAGATATCAATCACGATGAAATTGAGATTACTGTTTCTCTCCTACCTGCAGATATTTTTGCTGATCCCCTCTCGGTTAAGGTAATATATAACCTGCTTGAAAATGCCATTCGACATGCAACCGGTCTTACTCACATCTCAATTATCTCAAAAGAGCAGCAGGATGGAAGTCTGCTCATTATCATAGAAGATAATGGACCGGGAATAAAACCAGAAGAAAAAGAGAAGATTTTCAAACAGGGATATGGAAAAAATACTGGTCTTGGTCTCACCCTTGCCCGGGAAATTCTTGCAGTTACGCAGATAACCATCACCGAGACGGGAACCTTTGGCATCGGAGCCAGATTTGAGATAACAATTCCATCCGGTACATGGAGATATGCTCATCTTCACTCTCATGAAGGACATGGACCGGAACCATTCCAGATCATTCATAAAGGAAGCAACCCATGAATCAACCAGCACCGTTTATAGATTTTCAAAATATTTCTGTCGCTGTTCAAGGCCATCTTGTATTGGATTCTCTCTCAATTCAGATACCTGATGGCGAACATATCGCCATTCTGGGTCCGAACGGATCAGGAAAATCATCATTTGTAAAAACACTCCTTCGGGAGCATTATCCGGTTTATTCTGAATCAGGTACGGTCTTCAAAACATGGGGACAGGAACGATGGGATGTCTTTTCCTTGCGGTCTCAATTCGGATATGTATCTCAGGATCTGCAACATACCTTTACCAGATCCATATCAGGAATGGACGTAGTATTATCCGGATTTTTCAGTAGTATTGGTCTGTTCTTTCATACAATTACACCAGATATGAAAAAGAAAGCAGAAGATATTTGTACATTTCTGGAGATTATACATCTTGCAGACCGCTCATTTTCAGACATGTCATCAGGAGAAGCAAGACGATTCCTCATTGGAAGAGCACTGGTCCATGATCCCCGCGTTTTAATTCTGGATGAGCCTTCAAACAGTCTTGACCTGCACGCTCTTCATATGCTTCGGACTACTATGAGAAAAATCGCAGGAAAGACGGTTATCATCCTCGTCACCCATTCCCTTCCGGATATAATTCCAGAGATCAAAAGGGTTGTATTATTTAAAGATGGAAAAATATTCCATGACGGCTCAAAAGAGGACGTTCTTATCGATGGTTACATTAGTTCTGTCTTCGAAGTCCAGGTAAAAATCCACAATGAAGACGGATTTTTTTATGCAACCGGGTATTAGACAGAGATAAAAAAACAAATTCTTTTCAATACAATATTTCAGAACGTTTCCTGAAATCCAGAAAAAAGGATGATATTGTTGGTATTAGTAGCGTCTTCTGTTAAAGCCGCCGGATGAACCGCCAAAACCACCGCTTCGGTTTCCACCAAAGTCACGGCGTGGCTGCATTGGGCGTGCTTCATCAATACGCATGGTTCTTCCGTCAAATTCGGTATCGTTCAGGGCATCAAGTGCTGCCTGGGCTTCTTCTGGTGTTCCCATCTCGACAAATCCAAAACCTTTGTTCTCAATGATTTTGGCGCTGACAACCTCTCCATAGGTAGAGAAAAGTTCGCTGAGCTGGCTCTCGTTAGTGGAGTAGGGCAGGTTGCCTACGTATAATTTCTTTCCTTCCATGATAGTCCCTTATGGGCTTTTGCATAACTGTTGGGGCCGCCGTGATCAAAATCACATTGCGCCAGAGAATTACCAAGAATAGCAGTGAGATTACCTTTTCGAACCGAGCGATAAGTATCAAAAACTATTGTCAGAATTTACTCTTTCGTCTGCACATAAACATGGTGAGAGTACCATATAAGGTTTGTCGTGACAATCCACCATAGGACAAAAATTAAGACTGATTTAATCGGTTCACAACCAGAGAATACAAAAAATTCTCAGCAATGGCGATTCATTCCACATCCTTTTCAGGTGATGCCCATAGAATCGGAGTTCAATAATTGAAAAAAAATACGAATTTGGTATCAGCCATCTATGGTTCTCCTGGCTTCTCAGGAAGTCCGCCATATGATCGTACATGATCCCATCCCCTGTGATAACCCGGATAATTGGCCTTGTCCTCGTACATGCGTATGTTGGTTCGATCGTATAACATTCGATCTTCTCCTACCGGGCAGACCTTTATACAGATTCCACACGGTGACAAGAAGTGCTTATTCAGATCCGCACTCCTATTTGCACAAGCGGCTTTGTCAGTTAACGATTCGGGATAATCATCTTCTGAAAGAGCAAATACCGGACATGCACGGATACAGGCATTACACGTAGTGCAGAGTGAAGATGAGATGAGTGGATCAGACTCCATTTCTGCTCCGGTGAGAACTGTACCAAACCTGACACGTGGACCCCATTTTTTAGTCAGCACCATATTATTCCGGCCAAAAGTCCCAAGGCCTGCAAGAACAGCAGCATGACGATGAGAAAAGAATGCAAGGGGCTGTACGAGCAATGTCTTGATATCCCCATACCCGTCACGGGGAATTGAAACCGAAGGATACCCGAGATCATTCAGAAAAGACGCAAGATGCCAGGTATATTGATCCAATAAGGCATTGACTGTTTTATATTCCTCTCTATACCAAATGGACGGAGCAGTTTCTATAGAGGGCAGGTGAATAGGAAGTCCTATGACAATTGCCGTATGTGCTTCAGGGCATATTGAATGGGGGTAGAATTGTTTTGGAATCCAGGGCTCAAACAGAGGAGATTCCCATCTCTTCACATGTGCACACCCAACCATCGAAATACCTAGTGAGCTGCAATATTCAGCAATTCGATCCCGGATTTTCATGATTGAGTGTAGGGCATAGGACCAGAAAAATCAGATAGACATACATCCTGAGAAATCAACCGCCTATCAAAAACCAGGCACACCAAAAAAGGGAAAGAGGATCGTTCAGGTAAGAATCACAAAAAAATGATCTATATTTTAAACTGTGTCATATCCCGGGATATTTTATCGATGAGATTTGTAGCTTCCTGAATTGACTGGGCAATGCAGTCTAGTGATACAGAATTCTCTTC comes from Methanospirillum hungatei and encodes:
- a CDS encoding 4Fe-4S binding protein, with translation MKIRDRIAEYCSSLGISMVGCAHVKRWESPLFEPWIPKQFYPHSICPEAHTAIVIGLPIHLPSIETAPSIWYREEYKTVNALLDQYTWHLASFLNDLGYPSVSIPRDGYGDIKTLLVQPLAFFSHRHAAVLAGLGTFGRNNMVLTKKWGPRVRFGTVLTGAEMESDPLISSSLCTTCNACIRACPVFALSEDDYPESLTDKAACANRSADLNKHFLSPCGICIKVCPVGEDRMLYDRTNIRMYEDKANYPGYHRGWDHVRSYGGLPEKPGEP